A stretch of the SAR86 cluster bacterium genome encodes the following:
- a CDS encoding NADH:ubiquinone reductase (Na(+)-transporting) subunit D has product MSKAKEVLLNPIFNDNPIALQILGICSALAVTGNLYITLIMCVALTTVVTLSNLSVSLIRNHIPTNIRIIVQISIIATLVMLVDEVLQAFDYESSKTLSVFVGLIVTNCIVMGRAEAFAMKNGPMMSAIDGFGNGLGYSVILIVIAIIREFIGAGTFYGIEIMPLTTNGGWYLANNFFLTPASSFFIIGFTIWALRQWKTEQIEEPEFKISNNSLESEKGAA; this is encoded by the coding sequence ATGTCTAAAGCGAAAGAAGTTTTACTCAATCCTATCTTTAATGACAATCCTATTGCATTGCAAATCTTAGGCATTTGTTCTGCACTTGCTGTTACGGGCAACCTCTACATAACATTAATAATGTGTGTTGCTCTAACTACCGTTGTAACCTTGTCAAATCTTTCTGTATCTCTAATAAGAAATCATATCCCAACGAATATTAGAATCATTGTACAGATATCTATAATAGCCACACTTGTCATGCTTGTAGATGAAGTCTTACAAGCTTTCGATTATGAGAGTAGTAAGACATTGTCAGTATTTGTCGGTTTAATCGTTACTAATTGCATAGTTATGGGTAGAGCAGAAGCCTTTGCCATGAAGAATGGGCCAATGATGAGCGCTATTGATGGTTTTGGCAATGGGCTTGGTTACAGCGTTATCTTAATTGTTATTGCCATCATAAGAGAATTCATAGGTGCTGGAACATTTTATGGAATTGAAATAATGCCTCTGACAACTAATGGTGGATGGTATCTTGCAAATAACTTTTTCTTAACTCCAGCAAGTTCTTTTTTCATCATAGGATTTACTATATGGGCACTCAGACAATGGAAAACAGAACAAATAGAAGAACCAGAATTTAAGATATCTAATAATAGTCTTGAAAGTGAGAAGGGAGCAGCTTAA
- a CDS encoding FAD:protein FMN transferase — MIQKTFPILILFILISVIALSLFLDDDEPQRIEGSIMGTTYNIIAFSEYDNLEQSIYDSFNSVNLSMSTYLNDSLINKVNYSDINEWVEVSQDFIEVLRYAVDTCIKSKGLYDVSIGKLVDSWGFGPLEKNQKPLPKDILYLKTQVGCDSIEINEETPAVKRTRDVALDFSSIAKGFAIDKVFKYLSSEMSIDNLFVELGGEIRTTKYKIDETPWKIGVVSPSKPDKIVYSFISSDYDSFAMATSGDYRNIRIFNKEEYSHTINPKVGAPNNSSKKSVSVVSNNAMIADALATALNVMELEAAMDYANEYQIKALFIYEQDGKSNLLFSKELQKVKM, encoded by the coding sequence TTGATCCAAAAAACTTTTCCAATACTGATTTTATTCATCTTAATATCAGTCATAGCATTAAGTTTATTTTTAGATGATGATGAACCTCAAAGAATTGAAGGCAGTATTATGGGGACCACTTATAATATTATTGCTTTTTCTGAATACGATAATTTAGAGCAATCAATATATGATTCTTTTAATTCAGTAAATTTATCAATGTCAACTTATCTAAATGATTCACTGATAAACAAAGTAAATTACTCTGACATAAATGAATGGGTAGAAGTTTCTCAAGACTTCATTGAAGTCCTAAGATATGCAGTTGATACATGTATAAAATCTAAAGGTCTATATGATGTTTCAATAGGTAAATTGGTAGATTCTTGGGGTTTTGGACCACTTGAAAAGAATCAAAAACCACTTCCGAAAGATATTCTGTATCTCAAAACTCAAGTTGGTTGTGATTCCATAGAGATAAATGAAGAAACACCAGCTGTCAAAAGAACAAGAGATGTTGCATTAGACTTCTCATCTATTGCTAAAGGTTTTGCGATTGATAAGGTATTTAAATATCTCTCTAGCGAAATGAGTATTGATAATCTATTTGTCGAATTAGGAGGAGAAATTAGGACTACCAAGTACAAGATTGATGAGACACCATGGAAAATAGGAGTCGTGAGTCCTTCAAAGCCTGACAAAATTGTTTATTCGTTTATTTCTAGTGACTATGACTCCTTTGCTATGGCTACTTCAGGCGATTATAGGAATATAAGAATTTTCAATAAAGAAGAATACAGTCATACAATAAATCCTAAAGTAGGTGCACCAAATAATTCGTCCAAGAAATCTGTTTCGGTAGTTTCCAATAATGCTATGATCGCTGATGCTCTAGCCACTGCTCTAAACGTAATGGAATTAGAAGCTGCAATGGATTATGCCAATGAATATCAAATTAAGGCTTTATTTATTTATGAGCAAGACGGCAAATCTAATTTATTATTTTCTAAAGAGCTACAAAAGGTTAAAATGTAA
- a CDS encoding Na(+)-translocating NADH-quinone reductase subunit A — MIRIKKGLDIPIYGSPAEDIVDSKKSRSVAILGSDYIGMKPTMLVKEGDSVKIGQPLFEDKKNPGVLVTSPAGGRVEAINRGDRRVLQSIVIEISQAEDSVQFDNFTVDTLKNCSSNVIRDQLIESGMWTSFRTRPYSKVPTVKSLPANIFISAIDTQPLSPNPEIIINLSKEDFDFGLLVLKQLVECPIHVSVSNNSSLEIQEDDQLKRHIFSGPHPAGLVGTHMHFISPASLTNVNWTIGYQDIIAIGKLFKSGYIDNDRIVSLAGPQVNSPSYIKTRLGASTEEITAGELTQRENRIISGSIISGREAIGPFAYLGRYHNQISVIAEPNSKDREFMNWLTPGPRKFSKMPVFLSSLFPKKVFKFKALMNGSDRPIVPIGSYEEVLPFNMLPIMLLRNIVLLDTEKLQALGGLELDEEDLSLCSYICPGKYDFGSLLRAGLTKIEVEG; from the coding sequence ATGATTAGAATAAAAAAAGGTTTAGATATACCCATATACGGCTCACCTGCCGAAGATATAGTTGACTCCAAAAAAAGCAGATCTGTTGCTATTTTGGGAAGCGACTATATTGGCATGAAACCCACCATGTTAGTTAAAGAAGGTGATAGTGTAAAAATAGGGCAACCTCTCTTTGAAGATAAGAAAAATCCAGGAGTCCTTGTTACATCACCAGCAGGTGGTAGGGTTGAAGCAATAAATCGTGGAGACAGAAGGGTCTTACAATCAATTGTCATAGAAATTTCTCAAGCAGAGGATTCTGTTCAGTTTGACAATTTTACAGTAGATACTTTAAAAAACTGCTCTTCAAATGTTATCAGAGACCAGCTTATAGAATCTGGTATGTGGACATCCTTTAGAACTAGACCCTACAGTAAGGTCCCAACTGTAAAATCATTACCTGCTAACATATTTATCTCGGCTATTGATACTCAACCTTTAAGTCCTAACCCTGAAATAATTATTAACTTGAGTAAAGAAGATTTCGACTTTGGGCTTTTGGTTCTAAAGCAATTAGTTGAGTGTCCAATTCATGTCTCTGTTTCTAATAATTCTTCGCTTGAAATACAAGAAGATGACCAACTTAAAAGACACATATTCTCTGGTCCACATCCTGCTGGGCTCGTAGGGACTCACATGCATTTTATTTCTCCTGCTTCTTTAACCAATGTTAATTGGACTATTGGTTATCAAGATATTATTGCGATTGGAAAGTTGTTTAAGTCTGGGTACATTGATAACGATAGAATAGTTTCTTTGGCTGGACCTCAAGTAAATAGTCCGAGCTACATTAAAACAAGACTTGGAGCTTCTACAGAAGAAATAACAGCCGGAGAACTGACACAGAGAGAAAATAGAATTATTTCAGGATCAATCATATCTGGAAGAGAAGCTATCGGCCCCTTTGCTTATTTAGGGAGATACCATAATCAAATTTCAGTAATAGCTGAGCCTAATTCCAAAGATAGAGAGTTTATGAACTGGCTCACTCCTGGTCCAAGAAAATTTTCAAAGATGCCAGTATTTCTCTCTTCCTTATTTCCCAAGAAAGTTTTTAAATTTAAAGCTTTAATGAATGGTTCAGACCGTCCTATAGTGCCAATTGGCTCATATGAAGAAGTTTTACCATTCAACATGCTGCCAATAATGCTTCTTAGAAACATTGTTTTATTGGATACAGAAAAATTACAAGCATTAGGGGGACTAGAGTTAGATGAAGAAGATCTTTCTTTATGTAGCTATATTTGCCCAGGAAAATATGATTTTGGCTCTTTATTAAGAGCTGGACTTACAAAAATTGAGGTTGAAGGATAG
- a CDS encoding isocitrate lyase translates to MASYKDLIQELTDLKNKGNASNINIEPESAARMKLQNQFQSGLDIARYTAAIMRKDMDEYDANPEAYTQSLGCWHGFIGQQKLISIKKHFGNTDKKYLYLSGWMVAALRSEFGPLPDQSMHEKTTVASLINELYTFLKQADARELGDLFRQLDEAEEDAKADIQNKIDNFQTHIVPIIADIDAGFGNEEATYLMAKQMIEAGACCIQIENQVSDEKQCGHQDGKVTVPHADFLAKINAVRYAFLELGVDDGVIVARTDSLGAGLTKQIAITHEEGDLGDRYNSFLDLEVVSEDQMKHGDVLINYHGKVVRPRRLPSNLYRFMEGTGEARCILDSVTSLQNGADLIWIETEKPHIGQIGAMMDEIRKVIPNAKLVYNNSPSFNWTLNFRQQVFDAMEKAGKDTSDYDRDNLMDEKYDTSELGLEADEKIRTFQADAAKQAGIFHHLITLPTYHTAALSTDNLAKEYFGDEGMLGYVKGVQRKEIREGIACVKHQNMAGSDMGDDHKEYFAGDAALKASGKDNTMNQF, encoded by the coding sequence ATGGCGTCTTATAAAGATTTAATACAAGAACTTACCGATCTAAAAAACAAAGGTAATGCTTCTAATATAAACATTGAACCTGAAAGTGCAGCAAGAATGAAACTTCAAAATCAGTTTCAATCAGGTCTTGATATAGCCAGGTACACAGCGGCCATAATGAGAAAGGATATGGATGAGTATGATGCTAATCCAGAAGCTTATACACAATCTTTAGGCTGTTGGCATGGATTTATCGGACAGCAAAAACTTATTTCAATTAAGAAACATTTTGGAAATACAGATAAAAAGTATTTATATCTGTCTGGCTGGATGGTTGCTGCCTTGAGATCTGAGTTTGGACCTCTTCCAGACCAGTCCATGCACGAAAAAACAACAGTCGCATCTTTGATTAACGAACTTTATACCTTTTTAAAACAAGCAGATGCTAGAGAACTTGGAGACTTATTTAGACAATTAGACGAGGCTGAAGAAGACGCTAAAGCAGACATACAAAATAAAATAGATAACTTCCAAACACATATTGTTCCAATTATTGCAGATATTGATGCCGGTTTTGGAAATGAAGAAGCCACTTATCTAATGGCTAAACAAATGATTGAAGCCGGAGCCTGTTGTATTCAAATTGAAAATCAAGTTTCTGACGAAAAACAATGCGGACATCAAGATGGTAAAGTGACAGTCCCCCATGCAGATTTCTTGGCTAAAATAAATGCAGTTCGCTATGCTTTTTTAGAATTGGGAGTCGATGACGGAGTGATAGTTGCAAGAACTGACTCTTTAGGAGCTGGTTTGACAAAGCAAATAGCAATTACTCATGAAGAAGGAGATCTTGGGGATCGATATAATTCCTTTCTAGATTTAGAAGTTGTTTCTGAGGATCAAATGAAACACGGTGATGTTCTCATCAACTATCATGGAAAAGTTGTTAGACCTAGAAGGCTTCCAAGCAATCTATATAGATTTATGGAGGGCACCGGTGAGGCGAGATGTATTTTAGATTCAGTTACCAGCCTTCAAAATGGTGCAGATCTTATTTGGATAGAGACAGAAAAACCTCACATTGGTCAAATTGGTGCAATGATGGATGAAATTAGAAAAGTTATTCCAAATGCCAAACTTGTTTACAATAATAGTCCTTCCTTTAATTGGACATTAAATTTTAGACAGCAAGTTTTTGATGCAATGGAGAAAGCTGGAAAAGATACTTCTGATTATGACAGAGATAATCTAATGGATGAAAAATATGATACCAGTGAACTTGGTTTAGAGGCTGATGAAAAAATAAGAACATTTCAAGCGGATGCTGCGAAGCAAGCTGGTATTTTCCATCATCTAATCACCCTCCCCACTTACCATACTGCAGCTTTATCCACTGATAATCTTGCAAAAGAATATTTTGGTGATGAGGGTATGCTAGGCTATGTAAAAGGTGTGCAAAGAAAAGAAATACGTGAAGGCATCGCATGCGTTAAACATCAAAATATGGCTGGATCAGATATGGGAGATGATCATAAAGAATATTTTGCTGGAGACGCAGCTTTAAAGGCTTCAGGTAAAGATAATACTATGAATCAGTTCTAA
- the nqrF gene encoding NADH:ubiquinone reductase (Na(+)-transporting) subunit F yields MNFIQNEIVLGVLVFTIAVNLMVFVILGARKLLVSSGNINISMNDAAKSIEVEAGGKLLQTLAAQNLFLSSACGGGGTCAQCKCKVISGGGSILPTEESHFTNKEKKEGWRLSCQVPVKDDMEIVVPDEVFGARKWECEVISNKNVATFIKELVLKLPEGEEVAFKAGGYVQMEIPPYELDYKSFDIEEEYHGDWDRFGVWENSSKTLEPVIRAYSMANYPNEKGIMKFNIRIASPPPGTDFPAGEMSSYIFNLKEGDTLTIFGPFGEFFAEETDAEMVFIGGGAGMAPMRSHIFDQLLRLNSKRKITFFYGARSLTEMFYTDEYDKLAEEHDNFEWHVALSDPLPEDNWEGHTGFIHQVIHDQYLKDHPAPEDCEYYMCGPPPMMAACFDMLDSLGVEPEAIKFDDFGS; encoded by the coding sequence ATGAACTTTATTCAAAATGAAATCGTACTTGGTGTACTTGTTTTTACAATCGCAGTTAATTTGATGGTTTTTGTAATTCTTGGTGCAAGGAAACTTTTAGTTTCTTCAGGCAATATCAATATATCTATGAACGATGCTGCGAAATCCATTGAGGTAGAGGCTGGAGGAAAATTGCTGCAAACTTTAGCTGCTCAGAATTTATTCTTATCATCTGCCTGTGGTGGAGGTGGTACTTGTGCTCAATGTAAATGTAAGGTTATAAGTGGTGGAGGATCTATTCTTCCAACTGAAGAATCTCATTTCACTAATAAAGAAAAAAAAGAAGGTTGGAGACTATCTTGCCAGGTTCCTGTGAAAGACGATATGGAAATAGTTGTACCAGACGAAGTCTTTGGTGCTAGGAAATGGGAATGTGAAGTTATTTCAAATAAAAATGTTGCGACTTTTATTAAAGAACTTGTTCTCAAATTACCTGAAGGAGAAGAAGTAGCTTTTAAAGCTGGGGGTTATGTTCAAATGGAAATTCCTCCATATGAATTAGATTACAAATCTTTTGATATCGAAGAAGAATATCATGGAGATTGGGATAGATTTGGTGTTTGGGAGAACTCCTCAAAGACACTTGAACCAGTCATTAGAGCTTACTCTATGGCCAATTATCCAAATGAAAAAGGAATAATGAAATTCAATATCAGAATTGCTTCACCCCCTCCTGGTACAGATTTTCCTGCAGGTGAAATGAGTTCATATATTTTTAATTTAAAAGAAGGCGATACTCTCACTATATTCGGACCTTTTGGAGAATTTTTTGCAGAAGAGACTGATGCAGAGATGGTGTTCATTGGTGGCGGTGCAGGTATGGCGCCAATGAGATCTCATATTTTTGATCAATTACTGAGATTAAACTCCAAACGTAAAATCACTTTCTTTTACGGAGCTAGAAGTTTAACAGAAATGTTCTACACAGATGAATATGACAAATTAGCTGAAGAACATGATAATTTTGAATGGCATGTAGCCTTATCTGATCCTTTACCTGAAGACAATTGGGAAGGACATACAGGCTTCATTCATCAAGTCATTCATGACCAATATCTAAAGGATCATCCTGCACCAGAAGATTGTGAATATTATATGTGTGGTCCACCTCCAATGATGGCAGCATGTTTTGATATGCTAGATAGTCTTGGAGTCGAGCCTGAAGCAATAAAATTTGACGACTTTGGCAGTTAA
- a CDS encoding glyceraldehyde-3-phosphate dehydrogenase — protein sequence MKKNQPDQRTRPELPKDPFGDFQYRQALAEEMLPMIGRIYRDNVHLLLYGKPLVNLSVSEIMNAHRFVRETENNEMSEFETYQVIVALSDLELGPAEVDIGIIAAAYLFDDKDLSIEDFVKESVNDLIGTKGSILEQAQDVVLYGFGRIGRLLTRMLIQDSGGGDNLRLRAIVVRKAVDDDIIKRANLMRTDSVHGPFKGTIRVIEEENKLIINGNEVKIIYANDPSEIDYTDFGINKALLIDNTGVWRTKEGLNTHLSCNGISKVLLTAPAKEGIKNIVHGINNEIIDNDEILGAASCTTNAIVPTLKVLNDEFNIISGHIESVHSYTNDQNLIDNFHKKARRGRSAALNMVITETGAGKAVGQVLPELIGKLTANAVRVPTPNVSLAIMNLQLGKETSLEELNNFLRQQAFHSDLKEQIGFTNSPEVVSTDFVGDRHAGIIDSAATIVNGDKCVLYVWYDNEFGYTAQLLGLAKEMVGLTYQRYPNFSETS from the coding sequence ATGAAAAAAAATCAGCCCGATCAAAGGACTCGTCCTGAGCTTCCAAAAGATCCTTTTGGCGACTTTCAATATAGACAAGCATTAGCAGAAGAGATGCTTCCTATGATTGGAAGAATCTATAGAGACAATGTCCATCTTCTTTTATATGGAAAGCCACTGGTGAACTTATCAGTTTCAGAAATTATGAATGCTCATAGATTTGTAAGAGAAACCGAAAACAATGAGATGAGTGAATTTGAAACCTATCAAGTCATTGTAGCTCTTAGTGATCTAGAATTAGGACCGGCTGAAGTTGACATTGGAATTATTGCTGCAGCATACCTGTTTGATGATAAGGATCTCTCTATCGAAGATTTCGTAAAAGAATCAGTAAATGATTTGATTGGCACTAAAGGATCAATATTGGAACAAGCGCAGGATGTTGTTCTTTATGGTTTTGGAAGAATAGGAAGATTGTTAACAAGAATGTTAATTCAAGATTCTGGTGGAGGAGATAATCTAAGGTTGCGAGCAATAGTAGTTAGAAAAGCTGTCGATGATGACATCATTAAAAGAGCAAATCTAATGAGAACTGATTCTGTTCATGGTCCCTTCAAAGGAACAATTCGTGTTATAGAAGAAGAGAACAAATTAATCATAAATGGTAATGAAGTAAAAATAATTTATGCCAACGATCCTTCAGAGATTGACTATACTGACTTCGGCATAAATAAAGCTTTACTGATTGACAATACTGGAGTCTGGAGAACAAAAGAAGGTTTAAATACTCATTTAAGTTGCAATGGAATTTCTAAGGTACTACTTACTGCCCCAGCAAAAGAAGGTATAAAAAACATTGTTCATGGTATAAATAACGAAATTATAGATAATGATGAAATCTTAGGAGCTGCTTCATGTACAACGAATGCTATAGTTCCAACTTTAAAAGTCCTAAATGATGAGTTTAATATTATCTCAGGTCACATCGAGAGCGTACATTCCTACACTAATGATCAGAATCTAATAGATAATTTCCACAAAAAAGCTCGAAGAGGAAGGAGTGCAGCCCTTAACATGGTGATTACTGAAACTGGAGCGGGAAAAGCAGTAGGTCAGGTGCTTCCTGAACTTATAGGCAAATTGACAGCAAATGCTGTAAGAGTTCCTACTCCAAATGTATCTCTCGCAATAATGAATCTTCAACTAGGTAAAGAAACTTCGTTAGAAGAGCTCAATAACTTCCTTAGACAACAGGCGTTTCATTCAGATTTAAAAGAACAGATCGGTTTTACAAATTCTCCAGAAGTTGTTTCTACAGATTTTGTAGGGGATAGGCATGCAGGCATAATTGATTCAGCTGCGACAATCGTAAATGGAGATAAATGTGTTCTTTACGTTTGGTATGACAATGAGTTTGGATATACCGCACAACTTTTGGGATTGGCAAAAGAGATGGTCGGATTAACTTATCAACGATATCCAAATTTTAGCGAAACATCCTAG
- a CDS encoding NADH:ubiquinone reductase (Na(+)-transporting) subunit B codes for MKPLRKFLDGLKPRFTSGGSLEKYFPIYDVVENLFYSSDKRTFGSVHVRDSVDLQKVMVVVWMATFPAMFYGMYNLGYQSLAAFEELGTINKDDWHFFFIDIFCNYDPKSIVDCIWFGACYFIPIYLVTFIVGIAWEVVFAIFRGHEINEGAFVTTVLFALCCPPDAPLWQVAVGISFGIVVAKEIFGGTGKNFLNPALAGRAFLYFAYPVDWSGDSVWVAVDGYSSPTILGIGAQEGLNGIQSQYSWSDAFFGSIPGSIGETSTLFILIGLIVLLYTRIASWRIIAGVLLGTFLTSELFNLIGSDSNPMFSLPFHWHLVIGGFAFGLTFMAVEPVSGSHTNLGRWYYGILIGVMVVLIRVVNPAYPEGMMLAILFANLFAPLIDHFVQERNIKQRLRRAN; via the coding sequence ATGAAACCATTAAGAAAATTTCTAGATGGTTTGAAACCTAGGTTCACTAGTGGGGGTTCTTTAGAAAAATACTTTCCCATATATGATGTTGTTGAGAATCTTTTTTATTCTTCTGACAAAAGAACTTTTGGATCTGTTCATGTAAGAGATAGTGTAGATCTACAAAAAGTTATGGTTGTGGTTTGGATGGCTACATTTCCTGCCATGTTCTATGGTATGTATAACTTGGGATATCAGTCACTCGCTGCTTTTGAAGAATTGGGAACTATAAACAAAGATGATTGGCACTTCTTTTTTATAGATATATTTTGCAACTATGACCCTAAAAGTATAGTTGACTGTATTTGGTTTGGAGCATGCTATTTCATACCTATTTACCTTGTTACCTTTATAGTAGGAATAGCATGGGAAGTAGTATTTGCCATTTTCAGAGGACATGAAATCAATGAAGGTGCTTTTGTAACAACTGTTTTATTCGCATTATGTTGTCCTCCCGATGCTCCCCTGTGGCAAGTGGCAGTTGGAATAAGTTTTGGTATCGTTGTTGCAAAAGAAATATTCGGAGGCACAGGAAAAAACTTTCTAAATCCCGCTTTAGCTGGAAGAGCATTTCTTTATTTTGCCTACCCAGTAGATTGGTCTGGCGATTCTGTTTGGGTTGCAGTTGACGGTTATAGCTCACCAACAATATTAGGAATAGGAGCGCAAGAAGGTCTTAATGGAATACAGTCTCAATATTCATGGAGCGACGCATTTTTTGGCTCAATACCGGGTTCAATAGGTGAAACTTCAACTTTGTTTATTCTTATAGGTTTGATAGTTCTCCTCTATACAAGGATTGCTTCATGGCGGATAATTGCCGGAGTCTTACTAGGAACATTCTTAACATCAGAATTATTTAATTTAATTGGTTCAGATAGCAATCCAATGTTTTCATTGCCTTTTCACTGGCACTTAGTAATTGGAGGCTTCGCTTTCGGCCTAACATTTATGGCTGTCGAGCCAGTTTCTGGTTCTCATACAAATTTAGGTAGATGGTATTACGGAATTTTAATTGGAGTAATGGTGGTATTGATCAGAGTTGTCAATCCAGCTTATCCAGAAGGTATGATGCTGGCAATTTTATTTGCAAATTTATTTGCGCCACTTATTGATCATTTTGTTCAAGAGAGAAATATCAAACAAAGATTGAGGAGGGCAAACTAA
- the nqrM gene encoding (Na+)-NQR maturation NqrM, whose protein sequence is MFETFLIFIVLLLIITLMSVGLFFGKKPIAGSCGGLSNLDPDRECELCGGNPSKCIEQ, encoded by the coding sequence ATGTTTGAAACTTTCTTAATTTTCATAGTCCTTCTGTTGATAATAACTCTTATGTCTGTAGGTTTATTTTTCGGTAAAAAGCCTATAGCCGGTTCATGTGGCGGACTATCTAATTTAGATCCAGATCGCGAATGTGAACTCTGTGGTGGAAATCCATCAAAATGCATAGAACAATAA
- the nqrE gene encoding NADH:ubiquinone reductase (Na(+)-transporting) subunit E encodes MLEAYLSIFIKAVFIENIAINFFLGMCTFLAISKRIQPAIGLGIAVIVVLGLAVPINNLIFNYFLKADALFPGSDLHFVGLICYIGIIAALVQILEMFLDRYIPALYNALGVFLPLITVNCAILGGVLFSIERNLEFTESIVYGLGAGTGWALAIVALAGITERLKYADIPEGLQGLGITFITVGLMCFGFLSFGGISL; translated from the coding sequence ATGCTAGAAGCTTATCTTAGTATTTTTATTAAAGCTGTCTTCATTGAGAATATAGCGATCAACTTTTTTCTTGGCATGTGTACTTTTCTTGCCATTTCCAAAAGAATCCAACCTGCGATTGGTTTAGGGATTGCCGTTATTGTTGTATTAGGACTTGCAGTGCCAATAAATAACTTAATTTTCAATTATTTCTTAAAAGCAGATGCACTCTTTCCTGGTTCAGATTTACATTTCGTAGGACTCATATGTTACATAGGAATTATTGCGGCTTTAGTACAAATACTAGAAATGTTTTTAGATCGTTATATTCCAGCTCTTTATAATGCACTTGGTGTATTTTTACCTTTAATTACAGTTAACTGTGCAATTCTAGGTGGAGTACTTTTTTCTATTGAAAGAAACCTAGAATTTACCGAAAGCATAGTTTACGGACTAGGGGCAGGAACTGGTTGGGCTCTTGCCATCGTTGCTTTAGCTGGAATAACAGAGAGGTTAAAATATGCCGATATACCTGAGGGCCTGCAAGGGTTGGGTATAACTTTCATAACAGTAGGACTAATGTGTTTTGGTTTCTTATCATTCGGAGGAATATCTTTATAA
- a CDS encoding Na(+)-translocating NADH-quinone reductase subunit C, producing the protein MNNNDTIRKTLIVAVSLCLVCSALISFSAVELRDLQEANKTLDKQSKILSAAGLLDDETDVTELFQSIEARIVNLETGEFDSEISLTDYEESAFSRNPATSIELTAENDIALLKRRENFQTVYLHYDFDSLNAVILPVRGYGLWGTMKGYLALEPDLKTIIGLEFFDHKETPGLGGEIDNPKWKSIWKGKEIYSDSGDILISVIKGSVDKSSTLAKYQVDGLSGATITSNGVTNLLSFWLGDMGYGPLIDRLKQSEVKDV; encoded by the coding sequence ATGAACAATAACGATACAATCAGAAAAACTCTTATTGTCGCAGTCTCACTATGCCTTGTTTGTTCTGCTTTAATTTCTTTTTCAGCCGTTGAACTTAGAGATCTTCAAGAAGCTAACAAGACACTTGATAAACAAAGTAAGATACTTTCTGCTGCTGGTTTGCTTGACGATGAAACTGATGTAACTGAGCTCTTTCAGTCTATAGAAGCACGAATAGTTAATCTAGAAACTGGTGAGTTTGATTCTGAAATTAGTTTAACTGATTATGAAGAAAGCGCCTTTTCTAGAAATCCAGCTACATCTATTGAACTGACCGCTGAAAATGACATTGCACTTCTAAAAAGACGTGAGAATTTCCAAACAGTCTATCTTCATTATGATTTCGATTCTTTAAACGCCGTTATCTTGCCTGTGAGAGGTTATGGACTATGGGGAACTATGAAAGGTTATCTAGCTCTTGAACCAGATCTTAAAACAATCATTGGATTAGAGTTTTTCGATCATAAAGAAACACCTGGTCTTGGTGGTGAGATAGATAATCCTAAGTGGAAATCCATATGGAAAGGAAAGGAGATATATTCTGATTCTGGAGATATCCTTATTTCTGTAATTAAAGGCTCTGTTGATAAAAGCAGTACTCTTGCAAAATATCAAGTTGACGGCTTATCTGGTGCAACCATTACAAGTAATGGAGTTACAAATTTACTTTCTTTTTGGCTTGGTGATATGGGTTATGGGCCTCTAATAGACCGACTTAAGCAAAGCGAGGTAAAAGATGTCTAA